TAACATATTGGCGCCTATTCCTGCTTCGGTTTTTTTTGAAATGGTATGGGAACTTTGCATATCAATAATTCCAGAAACACCATCGCCAAATTGTGCGCTGGATCCATTTTTAGAAACTAAAACATCATCAATTAAAGATGGATTAAAAGCTGAAATAAGTCCGAAGAAATGACCGGATTGATACATTTTTACACCATCCCAGAGAATGAGATTTTGGTCGTTAGTGCCACCACGAATATTTAAGGTAGAAACCCGCTCATCAGCACTTGTAATCCCTGGCAAGGCTTGAATGGTTTGCAACACGTCAGGTTCTATTAAGCCAGGTAAAATTCCAAAGGTTTTTAAATGAATATGTGTTGTTCCATCCGCTTGTGTCGAAATACCCTCTGTTAAATAATTATTAAGAATTACTTCGTCTAGATATTGAGTTTTGGTGATATCTGAAAATTCAATAGGTCTAACGGCATAGCTAGTTTCTGATACCATTTCAAAAATTAAACGCGTTTCAGTTTCTAAATACGCAATGAGTTTTGCTTTTGAAAGTGTTTGGCTTGGAGGAGGTATTTCTTTATTGGCAACCGTAGCATCAGCATAAGAAAAAGACAATTGGTATTCCCGTTCAATATGTTCTAAAACGGATTGTAAGGGTTTGGTTTTGGCGGCGTTATTTTGAGCTTGAAGCAATCCAAACAGGCCAAAAAAGCAGTAAAAAAATATAATAAAGGGTTTATTTTTCATGCAACACAATCAAACCATTTTCTTTTGTATAGGTAATATTTAAAGGTAGTGTAATAGCTTTTAATGCTAAATCTAAATCCGTATGAACAAATTTCCCAGTAAACAGCACGGATGTGTTTATCGTTTGTGCATCAACTTTTAGTCCATACTGACGTTCCAATTCGTTTAAAACAAATTTATACGGCATGCTCTTAAACTGACTATGGTTGTATAACCAAGCTGGATTTAGAATGTTTTCTTTTTCTCGTGCAATAAATTTCCCATTTAGTATTAAAAATTGATCGCCTGGTTTTAAAACCATATTTTTATGGTCAGTTATAACCTGTACAGAACCTTCATAACAAACCACTTCAAAAATATCATTTCTGTTTTCTACTAAAAATTGGGTTCCTAAAACAGTAATAGTTCCAGAAGTTGTTTGGACATTAAATTTGGAACCTTTTTCAACTTTAAAATAAGCTTCGCCATGTAAGGTCAATTCACGTTGGTTTTTCCAGCTTTTTTTATTGTAGGTTATTTGGGATTGTGCATTTAAAGTTACCTCTGAATAATCTGGTAATTCAAATGTTGTTTTTTCAGCGGTTAATGTGGTAATATGGGTATCTAAAGTCGTTGTGTAATAATACACACTAAAGGAAATGGCAATTAATGCTGCAATTTTTAAAATAGGTTTTAACCATTTTGTTTTCGATTTCTGCTTTTTGGAAATTTCTGCCGAAATGGTTTCAAAAGCAAGCGACTCATCAAACTTGGGAGCTTTAAAATGCATCAAGTTTTCTGATAATTTCATAAGCGGCTCATAATCATCAAGTGCCTTAAATGCGGCTAGTTCTTGCGGATTCAAGTCGTCTTGCAACCATTTTTGTATCAGTTCTTCTCGATTCATAATGTACCTATTCAAGTATATAACAAGTTCGCTATTGTTTTTCCTACCTCGTTTTAAATTATTTATTTAAATACCTTCAATATCTTTTCGTAAGTGTTTTAGAGCTCCATAAATACGTTTTTCTACAGCTTTGGTTGAAATGTTTAGCAGGTCGGCAATTTCTTTGTGCTTTTTCCCTTCAACCCGATTCAATAAAAAGGCCACACGCTGTGCTTCGGTTAAATTAGAAATCGCTTTTTGGAGTTTTTCCATGTATTCACGTTCTTCTAAAAGGAATTCTGGCGTTTCGTTTGTGGATGACTTGGGTTTTATTTCTTGAAATTTTAACACCACTTTTTGATGCGCCACGACATTTAACATCAAATTATTGGCAACCGTAAATAAATACGATTTTGCTTTAGATGGTTTGATGTCTTTACAGTTTTTCCATAACTTTATAAAAGCCTCTTGAACCTGATCTTGTGGGTTTAAATGGCTTCCAAATTTGTAATATAAAAAGTTGTGCAAGTTTTTGGCATGCGTTTTAAACAGCTTGGAAAACAGCTGTTCATTACAAATATGATCATTTAAATCTTTAGACATTTTTTAATTTCTGTCTGTAAATGTATAAAAAAAGTTATGGCATGGTAGGAGTTTTTAAATTTAAACTGTTTTATAAGAAATGAGTCTAATTAAAACACATATCATGAAACAACCAATCAAATGTATCTTCTTACTTGTCGGGATTCTGTTTTTTACAGTTACCGCATGTCAAGATGAGGTTATTGAAGAAACACCTCCAAACGACCAAGAAATTATTCAATCAGATTCCAATCTAGCTAACTTAATGCGAAACACGTCTGCCAACAATGGTAGTGTGGATGATATTCTAGATGGATCGGATTGCTTTACAGTTAATTTGCCGGTAACCATTGTCGCAAATGGTATTACCTTAACCATTGAAACGCTAACTGATTTAAGTCTGTTGGAAGCTATTTTTGATGCCAGCAATACCGATGAGGATGATTTAGATTTCCTATTCCCAATAACTATAATTTTAAACGATTATACCGAAGTTAATATCGATTCCGTGGACACGTTAGAAGCGTTTATTGACTCCTGTATAGCAGATGAAGACCTTATAGAATGTGCAGATTTTGTGTACCCAATTTCCTTTTCAATTTATAACACCAGTTTTCAAATTATTGATACCGTTGTTATAGATAATGATTACGAATTATATATCTTTTTAGAAGGTCTGGAAGACGGTAATAATGGTGCTGTTTTAACAAGTTTAAATTTTCCGGTGTCCATTCAATATACAAATAGTACAACGATTGAAGTTGCTAATAATCAAGCTTTAGAGGAAGCTATCAATGCGGCTAATGAAAACTGTTATTATGATTGTGATCTTGATGAGGTTATTGAAAATTTACAAGAATGTCATTGGTCAATGGCAGCTCACAGCGGTAACAATGATTATGTAGGTTTTGACTTTTATTTTAATGATAATAATTTATTACAGATTATTTATGGAACAGGCTCTTTAACTGTTAGTGGAAACTGGAATGTTTCAACTATTGATGAGCAAGTGGTATTAACCATATCGGAACTGACAGATTTTACGCCACTAGAAGGCGATTGGTTGGTGGAAACGTGTAACGATGATCGATTAGTATTCACCCAACAAATAAATTCTGAAACACTAGAAATGGTATTAGAACAAGACTGTTTTGGCAGTCCATTTAACTGCTTTGAAGATGTATCTATTACAGCTTGTGATTTTGATAACGACGGAATTGCAGTTTTTGAACTGGAGACTCAAGTGTTAGGGAATGTTATTTGTACTGTAAATTTCACACCGTCATTTCATGTCACATTAGCAGATGCTGAAAATAATGTGAATGCCATAGCCCAACCCAATTCGTATTCAAATACCACAAACCCACAAACTATTTATTTAAGAATAGAAGCTTTAAATGGTGAATTTCAAGTGTATGAAATTGAATTAGTGCCAGAAAACTGCAGCGCCAATTGTTTAGAATCAGATATTGATAACTATTTACAATCCTGTGTTTGGAATGTGGTTAGTTATAATGGCGACGACCATTTAATTATGTATGAATTTGATTTTGTTTCAAATTCCGAAGTTATTGTTACAGGTAATGGAATGACTATTTCTGCCTTCTGGTCAACGGAACAATCAGGAACCTCTGTAGCACTTTTATTAAGTGGTGTAAATGGGCCAGATATTCAAGCTGTTAATGAGTATTGGTTGATTGTAGCTTGTGATGAAGGTCGATTGGAAATGGTTACTGCCAATAATACAAACATGGTTATGGAGCGTGATTGTCCAACCTGTAATAATCCGGGTACTTTAACTAACGATTTAATTATCTATATGCCTTTTGGGAATGAGGTTCGAGATTTAATTGGAGGAACTGTTATTAACGATTTTAGTTTAACCGAAGATCGAGCAGGTAATGCAACATGTGCCGCTTTATTTGAAGGAAATGCTAATTTTTCCATACCAGTTACAGCTCAAAACCAATTGGTTCAAGGCGATAATTTTTCAGTAAGTGTTTGGTTTAAAATGCAAAATACCACGGCAGGAAATTTTGAAACCATTTTCCAAAAAGGAAGCGTTAACTCCGAAGGGTTTCAATTGGCTGTTTACGATTTAAATACGCCTCTAGTTAGTGATACGACTAACGGTTACGGACTATGGGATAATGATTGGAATGGTGAAGTGGATGTGCAATGGGAAAATACAGATTGGCATCATTTGGTTGTTACGAGAGATTCAAATAATACCATACGATTATATAGAGATGGACAATTGCGAAACATTGATGAAAACTCCACATTCAATATTGATACAGATCCGCTGAATGATTATTTTATTGGTCAGTTTTTTACAGGACATTTAGATGATTTACGCGTGTACAAACGAACCTTAAGTCCTAATGATGTAGGTGATTTGTATAATCTTGAAGCAGATTGTTTTCAATGTCTATAAACGGTTAGTTATTGGTTTTATTTTTAGTAGAAAAGAGTTGTCAATTATGGCAGCTCTTTTTTATGCAATTAAAATAACAGCATCGCTTTATTAATAGCAATCAAATCATTAAATTTGCATCTTTAAAAAATCATAAGAAGTATGTTTAATAATTTAAGTGAAAAGTTAGATAAAGCGTTACACGTATTAAAAGGTCATGGTAGTATTACGGAAGTAAACGTTGCCGAAACCTTAAAAGAAGTACGTAGAGCCCTTTTAGATGCCGATGTTAACTTTAAAATTGCTAAAGATTTTACCGTTCGTGTAAAGGAAAAAGCACTTGGGCAAAATGTATTAACAACACTTCAGCCAGGCCAATTAATGGTGAAAATCGTTAAAGACGAATTAACCGAATTAATGGGTGGCGATGCAGAAGGTCTTAATTTATCAGGAACACCAAGCATTATTTTAATGTCTGGTTTACAAGGTTCTGGTAAAACAACCTTTTCTGGTAAACTGGCCAATTTTCTAAAAACTAAAAAAACCAAGAAGCCGTTATTAGTAGCTTGTGATGTGTATCGTCCGGCTGCCGTAGATCAATTGCACGTTGTAGGTGA
Above is a window of Bizionia sp. M204 DNA encoding:
- a CDS encoding FecR family protein; this encodes MNREELIQKWLQDDLNPQELAAFKALDDYEPLMKLSENLMHFKAPKFDESLAFETISAEISKKQKSKTKWLKPILKIAALIAISFSVYYYTTTLDTHITTLTAEKTTFELPDYSEVTLNAQSQITYNKKSWKNQRELTLHGEAYFKVEKGSKFNVQTTSGTITVLGTQFLVENRNDIFEVVCYEGSVQVITDHKNMVLKPGDQFLILNGKFIAREKENILNPAWLYNHSQFKSMPYKFVLNELERQYGLKVDAQTINTSVLFTGKFVHTDLDLALKAITLPLNITYTKENGLIVLHEK
- a CDS encoding RNA polymerase sigma factor, whose protein sequence is MSKDLNDHICNEQLFSKLFKTHAKNLHNFLYYKFGSHLNPQDQVQEAFIKLWKNCKDIKPSKAKSYLFTVANNLMLNVVAHQKVVLKFQEIKPKSSTNETPEFLLEEREYMEKLQKAISNLTEAQRVAFLLNRVEGKKHKEIADLLNISTKAVEKRIYGALKHLRKDIEGI
- a CDS encoding LamG domain-containing protein, which encodes MKQPIKCIFLLVGILFFTVTACQDEVIEETPPNDQEIIQSDSNLANLMRNTSANNGSVDDILDGSDCFTVNLPVTIVANGITLTIETLTDLSLLEAIFDASNTDEDDLDFLFPITIILNDYTEVNIDSVDTLEAFIDSCIADEDLIECADFVYPISFSIYNTSFQIIDTVVIDNDYELYIFLEGLEDGNNGAVLTSLNFPVSIQYTNSTTIEVANNQALEEAINAANENCYYDCDLDEVIENLQECHWSMAAHSGNNDYVGFDFYFNDNNLLQIIYGTGSLTVSGNWNVSTIDEQVVLTISELTDFTPLEGDWLVETCNDDRLVFTQQINSETLEMVLEQDCFGSPFNCFEDVSITACDFDNDGIAVFELETQVLGNVICTVNFTPSFHVTLADAENNVNAIAQPNSYSNTTNPQTIYLRIEALNGEFQVYEIELVPENCSANCLESDIDNYLQSCVWNVVSYNGDDHLIMYEFDFVSNSEVIVTGNGMTISAFWSTEQSGTSVALLLSGVNGPDIQAVNEYWLIVACDEGRLEMVTANNTNMVMERDCPTCNNPGTLTNDLIIYMPFGNEVRDLIGGTVINDFSLTEDRAGNATCAALFEGNANFSIPVTAQNQLVQGDNFSVSVWFKMQNTTAGNFETIFQKGSVNSEGFQLAVYDLNTPLVSDTTNGYGLWDNDWNGEVDVQWENTDWHHLVVTRDSNNTIRLYRDGQLRNIDENSTFNIDTDPLNDYFIGQFFTGHLDDLRVYKRTLSPNDVGDLYNLEADCFQCL